A single region of the Leptotrichia sp. OH3620_COT-345 genome encodes:
- the galE gene encoding UDP-glucose 4-epimerase GalE, translated as MNVLVVGGAGYIGSHTVNLLKKNGYTPIIYDNLSKGYENVAEILNVKIIKGDLGDREKLKQVFEEEKIDAVMHFAAFIEVGESVQKPSEYYDNNVVKVIKLLDQMVESGVKYFIFSSTAATFGEPQKEKIDETHIQLPINPYGKTKLVVEKILEDYDTAYELKSTVLRYFNASGCDKDGLIGESHIPETHLIPLILHAASGKRESIKIFGNDYNTKDGTCVRDFVHVYDLAKAHILGMEKMFKENRSLNYNLGSGEGYTVKEVINKVREVTGKDFKVEEVEKRAGDPAILIADSTKAEKELGWKPEYNLEEIIKSAWKWETDKKY; from the coding sequence ATGAATGTACTTGTAGTAGGAGGAGCCGGATATATAGGATCACATACTGTAAATCTGCTTAAGAAAAATGGTTACACTCCGATAATTTATGATAATTTATCAAAAGGTTATGAAAATGTGGCTGAAATATTAAATGTCAAAATTATAAAAGGAGATCTCGGAGACAGGGAAAAACTGAAACAGGTTTTTGAAGAGGAAAAAATAGATGCAGTTATGCATTTTGCAGCATTTATAGAAGTAGGAGAATCTGTACAGAAACCGTCTGAATATTATGACAATAATGTAGTAAAAGTTATAAAATTACTGGATCAGATGGTAGAGTCAGGAGTGAAATATTTTATATTCAGCTCTACAGCTGCAACTTTCGGTGAGCCTCAAAAGGAAAAAATAGATGAAACTCATATTCAATTACCTATAAATCCTTATGGAAAAACAAAATTGGTAGTGGAAAAAATACTTGAAGACTATGACACGGCTTATGAACTTAAAAGTACAGTACTTAGGTATTTCAATGCAAGCGGGTGTGATAAAGATGGGTTGATAGGAGAAAGTCATATACCTGAAACTCATTTAATCCCTCTCATATTACATGCGGCAAGCGGTAAAAGGGAAAGCATAAAAATATTCGGAAATGATTATAATACTAAAGATGGTACATGTGTAAGAGATTTTGTACATGTATATGATTTGGCAAAAGCACATATTCTGGGAATGGAAAAAATGTTTAAGGAAAACAGAAGTTTGAACTATAATCTCGGAAGCGGAGAAGGATATACAGTAAAAGAAGTTATTAACAAAGTCAGAGAAGTTACAGGAAAAGACTTTAAAGTGGAAGAAGTAGAAAAAAGAGCGGGAGATCCTGCGATTTTAATAGCTGATTCCACAAAAGCCGAAAAAGAGTTGGGTTGGAAACCTGAATATAATCTTGAGGAAATTATAAAATCAGCATGGAAATGGGAAACAGATAAAAAATATTAA
- the atpF gene encoding F0F1 ATP synthase subunit B — MSEGSNLINIDFTMAIQIVNFLILIYIFWKGFAKKIGKVIEERKALALSEMEIVDQEREKLEEQKKISEKLKKESKRRANEILIKAERQADERKDQIISAAMMNRERMMMKAEADIEKMRQNAKFELQKEVGEIAVELAEKIIKENIKDKEDRIIDNFIDKIGD, encoded by the coding sequence ATGTCGGAAGGATCAAATTTAATTAATATAGATTTTACAATGGCAATCCAAATAGTAAATTTTTTAATACTTATATATATTTTTTGGAAAGGATTTGCCAAAAAAATCGGAAAAGTAATAGAAGAAAGAAAAGCGTTGGCTTTATCAGAAATGGAAATAGTAGATCAGGAGAGAGAAAAATTGGAAGAACAGAAAAAAATTTCTGAAAAACTGAAGAAAGAATCCAAAAGAAGAGCCAATGAGATTTTAATCAAGGCTGAAAGACAGGCTGATGAAAGAAAAGATCAGATTATATCAGCTGCTATGATGAACAGAGAAAGAATGATGATGAAAGCTGAAGCCGATATTGAAAAAATGAGACAAAATGCAAAGTTTGAACTTCAAAAAGAAGTAGGAGAAATAGCTGTAGAGCTTGCAGAAAAGATTATAAAAGAAAATATAAAAGATAAAGAAGATCGGATAATTGACAATTTCATTGATAAAATAGGAGATTAA
- the atpB gene encoding F0F1 ATP synthase subunit A, translated as MGKGKKITVSLIILFLMILIVNLILSLISTFLPIKFVMPESLIEAPKYYNFFIGNMKIPISQTVLNTWVIMALMAFIIKKGTDKLSVTNPGKLQIILEEYYHFIENMFLGTFGKYKKKFIPFFSALFAFILFSNLSLFLFPFIITISKGEHGGYYIKPFFRTPTADPNTTIGLSLVVVVLFISIAIKKGGITGYVKSLMHPAWFMLPVNIVGELSKPLNTSMRLFGNMFAGLVIGGLLYSLVGRGIIQSATRNILHGQFSFSVGWAGILQLYFDGFVGLIQAFVFTVLSSVYVSEVLGEEIEEE; from the coding sequence ATGGGAAAAGGAAAAAAAATAACAGTTTCATTGATTATATTATTTTTGATGATACTTATTGTTAATTTGATATTATCATTAATTTCAACTTTTCTTCCTATAAAATTTGTAATGCCTGAAAGCCTTATTGAAGCACCGAAATATTATAATTTTTTCATAGGAAATATGAAAATTCCTATTAGTCAGACAGTGCTGAATACTTGGGTAATTATGGCTCTAATGGCATTTATAATAAAAAAGGGGACAGATAAACTAAGTGTGACAAACCCGGGGAAATTGCAGATTATTCTTGAAGAATATTATCATTTTATAGAAAATATGTTTTTGGGAACATTCGGAAAATACAAGAAAAAATTTATACCATTTTTTTCAGCATTATTCGCATTTATACTTTTTTCAAATTTAAGCCTGTTTTTGTTTCCATTTATCATAACAATATCAAAAGGAGAGCATGGAGGATACTATATTAAGCCTTTTTTCAGAACCCCTACGGCAGATCCGAATACAACAATAGGGTTATCTCTTGTAGTAGTAGTGCTTTTTATATCTATAGCCATAAAAAAGGGTGGAATTACAGGATATGTAAAAAGTCTGATGCACCCTGCATGGTTTATGCTTCCTGTAAACATAGTAGGAGAGCTTTCAAAACCTTTAAACACTTCGATGAGGTTATTTGGTAATATGTTTGCAGGTCTTGTAATCGGAGGTCTTTTATACAGTCTTGTAGGAAGAGGGATAATACAGTCCGCAACAAGAAATATATTACATGGACAGTTTTCATTCTCAGTAGGCTGGGCAGGAATATTGCAGTTATATTTTGACGGTTTTGTAGGACTGATACAGGCATTTGTATTTACAGTACTTTCATCAGTATATGTAAGTGAAGTTTTAGGCGAGGAAATTGAAGAAGAATAG
- a CDS encoding low specificity L-threonine aldolase, protein MLYFENDYAEGAHEKVLNALLKTNNEKHSGYGRDAYSLKAKEKIKKMCGRDDIDIYFLTGGTQTNLIVIGSLLKSYEGVIAVETGHVNVHEAGAVELTGHKVLTLPQHNGKININELKKYIEIFYNNKNKEHMVYPGMVYISHPTEYGTLYTKKELKEISEICRKYEMPLFLDGARLGYGLVVENTDVDLPFLTEICDVFYIGGTKVGALCGETVVFTKNNTPKNFTTIIKQYGALLAKGRLLGIQFDTLFTDGLYLKISRNAIETAEILKRGLKEKGYRFYIDSPTNQQFIILKNEKIKALEKEVIFSFWKKYDENHTIVRFVTSWSTSKKDVEKLIKLL, encoded by the coding sequence ATGTTGTACTTTGAAAATGATTATGCAGAAGGGGCTCATGAGAAAGTACTGAATGCACTTTTAAAAACCAATAATGAAAAACATTCAGGTTACGGGAGAGATGCATATAGTTTGAAAGCAAAAGAAAAAATAAAAAAAATGTGTGGTCGTGACGATATAGATATATATTTTCTCACAGGGGGAACTCAGACTAATTTGATTGTAATAGGTTCCCTTTTAAAATCTTATGAAGGAGTAATAGCTGTCGAAACAGGACATGTGAATGTTCATGAGGCGGGAGCTGTGGAACTGACAGGTCATAAAGTTCTGACATTGCCTCAGCATAACGGGAAAATAAATATTAATGAACTGAAAAAATACATAGAAATTTTCTATAATAATAAAAATAAGGAACATATGGTTTATCCGGGAATGGTTTATATTTCCCATCCAACAGAATACGGAACATTGTATACAAAAAAAGAACTAAAAGAAATTTCGGAAATATGCCGAAAATATGAAATGCCGTTATTTTTAGATGGTGCAAGATTGGGATATGGCTTGGTAGTTGAAAATACTGATGTAGATTTGCCTTTTTTAACTGAAATTTGTGATGTGTTTTATATAGGTGGAACCAAAGTAGGAGCATTATGCGGAGAAACAGTGGTTTTTACTAAAAATAATACACCGAAGAATTTTACCACAATTATTAAACAGTATGGAGCATTGCTGGCAAAAGGTCGATTATTGGGAATCCAGTTTGATACTTTGTTTACTGACGGACTTTATTTAAAAATAAGTAGAAATGCCATTGAAACAGCTGAAATTTTGAAAAGAGGTCTAAAAGAAAAAGGCTACAGATTTTATATTGATTCTCCTACAAACCAGCAGTTTATAATATTAAAAAATGAAAAAATAAAAGCACTGGAAAAAGAAGTAATATTCAGTTTTTGGAAAAAATATGATGAAAATCATACTATTGTCAGATTTGTAACAAGTTGGTCAACTTCAAAAAAAGATGTGGAAAAATTAATCAAATTATTATAA
- a CDS encoding lipopolysaccharide assembly protein LapB, which yields MGNNNNTNIEKTNKKKIMEKYDAHTANEKGIFHYGEKEYLKAEEYYLLAIEKGSDEALYNLGLLYHHTGKIEKAEEYYKKSAEKGNADAINSLGMIRKAQGKYEEAEKYYLEAMGKGDGFAAYNLGNLYEILENYEEAENYYLKALEIENKNTPAVMNNLAFMYYRQGKKEEAEKMFIKAVGKNHTGAMNNLGYLYLNDGNYEKAEKYCHKALKMGSDDALYNLGVLSEILGKYEEALKWYEKAVEKGIKQAEERIELINKWEKNNVVL from the coding sequence ATGGGAAATAATAATAACACAAACATTGAAAAAACTAATAAAAAGAAAATAATGGAAAAGTATGATGCACATACAGCAAACGAAAAAGGAATATTCCATTATGGAGAAAAGGAATACTTAAAAGCTGAAGAATATTATCTTTTAGCTATTGAAAAAGGAAGTGATGAAGCATTATATAATTTAGGTCTTCTTTATCATCATACAGGAAAGATTGAGAAAGCCGAGGAGTATTATAAAAAATCAGCTGAAAAAGGTAATGCTGATGCAATTAACAGTTTGGGAATGATAAGAAAAGCCCAAGGAAAATATGAAGAAGCCGAAAAATATTATCTTGAAGCAATGGGAAAAGGAGATGGATTTGCAGCTTACAATTTGGGGAATTTATATGAAATCCTTGAAAATTATGAAGAAGCGGAAAATTATTATTTAAAAGCCCTTGAAATTGAAAATAAAAATACTCCTGCTGTAATGAATAACTTGGCTTTTATGTATTACAGACAGGGGAAAAAAGAAGAGGCCGAAAAAATGTTCATAAAAGCTGTAGGAAAGAATCATACAGGGGCAATGAACAATCTTGGATATTTATATTTGAATGACGGAAATTATGAAAAAGCTGAAAAATATTGTCATAAAGCCTTAAAAATGGGAAGTGATGATGCTCTGTATAATCTTGGAGTCTTATCTGAAATTTTAGGAAAATATGAAGAAGCTTTAAAATGGTATGAAAAAGCTGTAGAAAAAGGCATAAAACAGGCAGAAGAAAGAATAGAACTTATAAATAAATGGGAGAAAAATAATGTTGTACTTTGA
- a CDS encoding Cof-type HAD-IIB family hydrolase — protein MKYKLIGTDMDGTLLNDNHELTEGNIKAIVDIQKKGVKFVLASGRPSFAMLNYAKQLEMDKYNGYIIAFNGGQLIDMSNGKVIFHEGLDKNDIEKIYEVSEETGIPMVLYAGDTLYSNKNTELVQFEVSQCGMKFYEFKSIDELFGLGIKETTKCMFIDESQNILKVEEYMKSKYGKDYFIAISAPIFLEIANKNVDKGKTMKKLGEITGISLNEMIAVGDGNNDVPMLAVVEMPVAVSNANSRIKEMSKFESSDNNNDALKIVIEHFFK, from the coding sequence ATGAAATATAAACTTATAGGGACTGATATGGACGGAACTCTTTTAAATGATAATCATGAACTTACAGAGGGAAATATAAAAGCTATAGTTGATATACAGAAAAAGGGAGTTAAATTTGTTCTTGCAAGCGGAAGACCCAGTTTTGCAATGCTAAATTATGCAAAACAACTGGAAATGGACAAATATAATGGATATATAATTGCATTTAACGGAGGACAGCTTATAGATATGTCCAATGGAAAAGTTATTTTTCATGAAGGATTGGATAAGAACGATATAGAAAAAATATATGAAGTTTCTGAAGAAACAGGAATTCCAATGGTGCTATATGCAGGAGATACTCTTTATTCAAATAAAAATACTGAGCTTGTACAATTTGAAGTAAGTCAATGCGGCATGAAATTTTATGAGTTTAAGAGTATAGATGAACTTTTCGGTCTGGGAATAAAAGAAACTACAAAATGTATGTTTATAGATGAATCGCAAAATATTCTGAAAGTCGAAGAATATATGAAGTCAAAGTATGGAAAAGACTATTTTATTGCAATTTCCGCTCCAATATTTCTTGAGATTGCCAATAAAAATGTTGATAAAGGAAAAACGATGAAAAAGCTTGGGGAAATAACCGGGATATCTTTAAATGAGATGATAGCCGTAGGAGACGGAAATAATGATGTTCCAATGCTTGCCGTTGTGGAAATGCCTGTAGCGGTTTCCAATGCTAACTCAAGAATAAAGGAAATGTCTAAATTTGAAAGTTCGGATAATAATAATGATGCTTTAAAAATTGTAATAGAACATTTTTTTAAATAG
- a CDS encoding UDP-glucose--hexose-1-phosphate uridylyltransferase, giving the protein MDIYSEIEKLMEYSIKNGFVNEDDKILVRNQVSEALELDTFREFSEEEAENIRKEAENTVYPCEILDNLVKWAGENGKLKSDTVTFQDLMNSKIMGCIVPRTSEIRKEFWDKYDNYGIDKATEYFYELSRKSNYIRMDRISKNIHWTYENEYGDLEITINLSKPEKDPRDIAMAKDRISTNYPKGLLDKENEGYMGRVDHPGRQNHRTVKLDLLNEKWYFQYSPYIYYNEHSIVFSHEHRPMKINKSTFERLLEFVKMFPHYFIGSNADLPIVGGSILSHDHFQAGRHIFPMEKAKIKEKIFFTGYEDVNAGIVNWPMSVIRLCGEKNRLVELADKILKKWIEYNAEKLDIYAYTKGERHNTITPIARFKDGKYELDLVLRNNLTNKNHPLGIFHPHDEHHNIKKENIGLIEVMGLAILPGRLMEETGQIKEILLKVRSSEEFKNNRSYKSCYEEMNKSELLKKHTEWLKYYLEKDKIKYMVEEDVEIFIKNAIGETFSKVLENCGVFKNNEDGEKGFRKFIKKVNEYEV; this is encoded by the coding sequence ATGGACATATATTCAGAAATAGAAAAGCTTATGGAATATTCCATAAAAAACGGATTTGTAAATGAAGACGACAAAATACTCGTAAGAAATCAGGTATCTGAAGCACTGGAACTAGATACTTTCAGAGAATTTTCAGAAGAGGAAGCTGAGAACATAAGAAAAGAAGCTGAAAATACAGTGTATCCTTGTGAAATATTGGACAATTTGGTGAAATGGGCAGGAGAAAACGGAAAACTGAAAAGTGATACCGTTACTTTTCAGGATTTGATGAATTCAAAAATAATGGGTTGTATAGTCCCGAGAACATCCGAAATACGTAAAGAATTTTGGGATAAATATGATAATTACGGAATAGATAAGGCAACTGAGTATTTTTATGAATTATCAAGAAAAAGTAATTATATAAGAATGGACAGAATATCTAAAAATATTCACTGGACTTATGAAAATGAATATGGAGACCTTGAAATAACAATTAACCTTTCGAAACCTGAAAAAGATCCGAGAGATATTGCAATGGCAAAGGACAGAATTTCCACAAATTATCCCAAAGGACTTCTAGATAAGGAAAATGAAGGATATATGGGAAGAGTAGATCATCCGGGAAGGCAAAATCACAGGACGGTTAAGTTGGATCTGCTGAATGAAAAATGGTATTTTCAGTATTCTCCTTATATCTATTATAATGAGCATTCCATAGTGTTTTCACATGAACACAGACCTATGAAAATAAATAAGTCTACATTTGAAAGACTTTTGGAATTTGTGAAAATGTTTCCTCATTATTTTATCGGTTCAAATGCTGATTTACCAATTGTAGGAGGGTCAATACTTTCCCACGACCATTTTCAGGCAGGAAGGCATATTTTTCCGATGGAAAAAGCAAAAATAAAAGAAAAGATATTTTTTACGGGGTATGAAGATGTAAATGCAGGAATTGTAAATTGGCCTATGTCTGTCATAAGATTGTGCGGAGAAAAAAACAGGCTTGTAGAATTGGCAGATAAAATTTTAAAAAAATGGATAGAATATAATGCCGAAAAACTTGATATATATGCTTATACAAAAGGAGAACGACATAATACGATTACACCCATAGCAAGATTTAAAGACGGAAAATACGAGCTTGATTTAGTTTTGAGAAATAATCTTACAAATAAAAATCATCCTTTAGGTATTTTTCATCCTCATGATGAGCATCATAATATTAAAAAAGAAAATATCGGATTAATAGAAGTAATGGGACTTGCCATATTGCCGGGAAGATTAATGGAAGAAACCGGACAGATAAAAGAAATACTTTTAAAAGTAAGAAGTTCCGAAGAATTTAAAAATAACAGAAGTTATAAATCCTGTTATGAAGAAATGAATAAAAGTGAGCTATTAAAAAAACACACAGAATGGCTGAAATACTACCTTGAAAAAGATAAAATAAAATATATGGTTGAAGAAGATGTTGAAATATTTATAAAAAACGCCATAGGAGAAACTTTTTCAAAAGTTTTGGAAAATTGTGGAGTATTTAAGAATAATGAAGACGGAGAAAAAGGATTTAGAAAATTTATAAAAAAAGTAAATGAGTATGAAGTTTAA
- a CDS encoding AtpZ/AtpI family protein translates to MTEKFESEKSETNKKSEKLYELEKRLGRHNKEKELKKKKDRILLKYFLIATNMIYTLAGSVLLMLGLYLLMEKYIFKRQQPIVLILFLVTGAFAGYWTLVKQVTGIK, encoded by the coding sequence ATGACTGAAAAATTTGAAAGTGAAAAAAGCGAAACGAATAAAAAATCTGAAAAGCTTTATGAATTGGAGAAAAGATTGGGAAGGCATAATAAAGAAAAAGAATTAAAGAAAAAAAAAGATAGAATATTGTTAAAATATTTTTTAATTGCTACAAATATGATTTATACTTTGGCGGGTTCTGTCCTTCTTATGCTCGGGCTCTATCTTTTAATGGAAAAATATATTTTTAAAAGGCAACAGCCTATTGTACTGATTCTATTTCTGGTAACAGGGGCATTTGCAGGATATTGGACATTAGTAAAACAGGTTACGGGTATTAAGTAA
- the tpiA gene encoding triose-phosphate isomerase, translating into MRKVIVAGNWKMNKTVKEAAKFLSELKALTTDVKNAEIVIGTPFTALETAVRETEGSNIKIAAQNMNANDSGAYTGEISPLMLRDLGVEYVILGHSERREYYGETDEIVNEKVKAALKHNLKPILCIGEKLEERENGITEKIVKEQTEKGLAGVSEEDMSSVVIAYEPVWAIGTGKTATPEQAQEVHAFIRKLLTDMYGSEVAEKVTVQYGGSMKADNALELISQKDIDGGLVGGASLEASSFAEIVKAGNSI; encoded by the coding sequence ATGAGAAAAGTCATAGTTGCGGGAAACTGGAAAATGAATAAAACAGTAAAAGAAGCTGCAAAATTTTTATCTGAGTTAAAAGCTTTGACAACAGATGTAAAAAATGCCGAAATAGTTATAGGAACTCCTTTTACTGCATTGGAAACGGCAGTTAGAGAAACAGAAGGGAGTAATATAAAAATTGCTGCACAGAATATGAATGCAAATGACAGCGGGGCATATACAGGAGAAATTTCACCTCTGATGTTAAGAGATTTAGGAGTGGAATATGTAATATTGGGGCATTCTGAAAGAAGGGAATACTACGGAGAAACTGACGAAATAGTAAATGAAAAAGTAAAAGCTGCTTTAAAACATAATTTAAAGCCTATTTTATGCATAGGTGAAAAACTGGAAGAAAGAGAAAACGGAATCACTGAAAAAATAGTAAAAGAACAGACAGAAAAAGGTTTAGCAGGAGTTTCTGAAGAAGATATGTCTAGTGTTGTCATAGCTTATGAGCCTGTATGGGCAATCGGAACAGGAAAAACCGCTACACCTGAGCAGGCACAGGAAGTACATGCATTTATAAGAAAGCTTCTGACTGATATGTATGGATCTGAAGTTGCTGAAAAAGTAACTGTGCAGTATGGAGGTTCAATGAAAGCGGATAACGCATTGGAACTCATTTCTCAAAAAGATATAGATGGAGGACTGGTTGGAGGAGCGAGCCTTGAAGCTTCAAGTTTTGCAGAAATAGTAAAAGCCGGGAATTCTATATAA
- a CDS encoding class I SAM-dependent methyltransferase, producing MHKEFAEIYDVFMKHVDYKGWYKFLKSYMKNKGEVLDLGCGTGEFIYRFLKDGFSVTGVDISADMLKIAEEKIKSKNIKISSYKLIKDNIVSYSHIKKVDYVICNFDTVNYLENKKEFEKFIDKSAENLKKGGYLIFDAVTEEIFEEIFENGIFLDEEPEYTSIWRYEKLSFEKYFVEIDLFIKQKEEENLFRKYNEQHNKFIYDPQWIVKTVQSKGFEIFDVAKNPDFGESRIFFIFKKL from the coding sequence TTGCATAAAGAATTTGCAGAAATTTACGATGTTTTTATGAAACATGTAGATTATAAAGGATGGTATAAGTTTTTAAAAAGTTATATGAAAAATAAAGGAGAAGTTCTTGATTTAGGATGCGGAACGGGAGAATTTATTTACAGGTTTCTGAAAGACGGATTTTCAGTGACAGGAGTAGACATATCGGCAGATATGCTAAAAATTGCAGAAGAGAAAATAAAAAGTAAAAATATAAAGATTAGCAGTTATAAGCTTATAAAAGATAATATAGTAAGTTACAGCCATATAAAAAAAGTTGATTATGTTATATGTAACTTTGATACTGTCAACTATCTCGAAAATAAAAAGGAATTTGAAAAGTTTATTGATAAATCAGCCGAAAATTTGAAAAAAGGAGGGTATCTTATATTTGATGCTGTAACTGAAGAAATATTTGAAGAAATATTTGAAAATGGAATATTTTTAGATGAAGAGCCTGAATATACAAGTATATGGAGATATGAAAAATTAAGTTTCGAAAAGTATTTTGTGGAAATAGATCTTTTTATAAAGCAAAAGGAAGAAGAAAATTTATTCAGGAAATATAATGAACAGCATAATAAATTTATCTATGATCCTCAATGGATAGTGAAAACTGTACAAAGTAAAGGATTTGAAATTTTTGATGTAGCAAAAAATCCTGATTTTGGAGAAAGCAGAATATTTTTTATATTTAAAAAACTCTAA
- the atpE gene encoding ATP synthase F0 subunit C: MEGLVQAAALLGAGIAAIGGIGAGLGQGMATAYAVEAVSRQPEAKQDIMQTLIIGLAITESTGIYALVISFLLIFLKG, from the coding sequence ATGGAAGGATTAGTACAGGCGGCAGCATTATTAGGTGCCGGAATAGCAGCAATAGGGGGTATAGGTGCAGGACTTGGACAGGGTATGGCGACAGCATATGCAGTAGAAGCGGTATCAAGACAGCCCGAAGCGAAACAGGATATTATGCAGACACTTATTATAGGGTTGGCAATTACTGAATCAACCGGAATTTATGCTTTAGTAATATCTTTTCTGCTAATATTCTTAAAAGGTTAA
- a CDS encoding preprotein translocase subunit SecG, translating into MLENFLVVALVILAVIMIGVILLQPDRSQGLAKNSNVLDQEKEGIEKFTEIIATAFLVVAVLFQIVR; encoded by the coding sequence ATGTTAGAAAATTTTTTAGTAGTGGCTCTCGTAATTTTGGCTGTAATTATGATAGGAGTAATTTTACTTCAGCCTGATAGAAGTCAGGGATTGGCTAAGAACTCCAATGTCCTTGATCAGGAAAAAGAAGGAATAGAAAAATTTACTGAAATTATAGCAACGGCTTTTTTAGTAGTTGCAGTTTTATTTCAAATAGTAAGATAA